A genomic stretch from Festucalex cinctus isolate MCC-2025b chromosome 13, RoL_Fcin_1.0, whole genome shotgun sequence includes:
- the slitrk3a gene encoding SLIT and NTRK-like protein 3 — MLWVTLLSTIALGWTTPIPLLEDSEEIDEPCFEPCYCEVKEGIFHVHCDSKGFTNVSQIAQIWSRPFKLNLQRNSMRKLYFNSFLHLNNAISINLGNNALQDIHAGAFNGLGILKRLFLHENKLEIFRNDTFLGLESLEYLQADYNVIKRIESGAFRHLHKLRVLILNDNLIPVLPNYLFRSVSLTHLDLRGNRLKTLPYKGTLEYVGRSLMEIQLEENPWNCVCEIVQLKTWLERIPYTALVGEITCEYPFHLHGKDLREIKRSELCPLLSDSEIEAKLGIPRIPFNNDNTWPTKPSSMLSSFHNTASSAIKPTKRPRPTKNPPTPRSIYPGVNQPPIAGYQTRPPIPIICPAGCICNLHINDLGLTVNCKEKGFHNISDLLPRPLNAKKLYLSGNLIQKIYRSDFWNFSSLDLLHLGNNRISYVQEGAFINLPNLKSLYLNGNDIERLTPGMFRGLQMLSLLYFEYNVIREIQPNSFSLMPNLQLVFLNDNLLRSLPDDVFAGTNLARLNLRNNYFLALPVRGVLEHLTSIVQIDLHQNPWECSCDIIPLKQWLEKLSSVIVVGDVICKTPEFASGKDLRSLEVEVLCPELKYSSGPLPAQPGGDDLTTGSSGMGEAGGRDAVPLSVLILSLLILFISAVFVAAGLFAFVLRRRKKLPFRKRSEVDLTGIQMQCRIFEDAPRQSSAGNTSTEKPTPSLHTHTHPSHTHSHGHVYDYIPHPVTQMCNNPIYKPREGEIAATADEDRGQFSAKKDNGSSSSSSSNYRTLLEKEREWSLAVSNSQLNTIVAVNHTTADFAGLHENGGLCPTVIDSQRPTPTVGFVDCLYGTAPKLKDMHVAHAHPPGMKYPDLQQDARLKETLLFTAGKGCYPEPSQSDYLELRAKLQTKPDYLEVLEKSYRF, encoded by the coding sequence ATGCTGTGGGTTACCTTGCTGAGCACCATAGCCTTAGGATGGACCACCCCAATCCCATTACTGGAGGACTCGGAGGAGATCGATGAGCCGTGCTTCGAGCCTTGCTACTGCGAGGTCAAAGAGGGCATCTTCCACGTGCACTGTGACAGCAAAGGATTTACAAATGTGAGCCAGATTGCTCAGATATGGAGCCGGCCATTCAAACTCAACCTGCAGAGAAACTCCATGAGGAAGCTCTACTTTAACAGCTTTCTTCATCTCAACAATGCCATATCTATCAATCTAGGTAATAACGCCTTGCAAGATATCCACGCTGGAGCATTCAACGGCTTGGGAATACTCAAACGGCTTTTCCTACATGAGAACAAACTAGAGATTTTCCGGAATGACACATTCCTCGGACTGGAGAGTTTAGAGTATCTCCAGGCAGATTACAATGTTATCAAAAGGATTGAAAGTGGTGCATTCAGGCACCTTCACAAATTGAGGGTGCTTATACTAAATGACAATCTGATTCCCGTGCTCCCCAATTATCTCTTCCGGTCTGTTTCACTCACACATTTGGACCTTAGGGGAAACAGACTAAAGACGTTGCCCTATAAGGGGACGCTGGAGTACGTTGGGCGGAGTTTGATGGAAATTCAGCTGGAAGAGAACCCTTGGAACTGTGTGTGTGAGATTGTCCAATTAAAGACTTGGCTGGAGAGGATTCCTTACACTGCGCTGGTCGGTGAAATAACATGTGAGTACCCGTTCCATTTACATGGGAAAGACTTACGGGAAATCAAGCGCAGTGAGCTCTGTCCTTTGCTCTCCGATTCCGAGATCGAGGCTAAACTAGGAATTCCACGCATCCCATTCAACAATGACAACACGTGGCCTACCAAACCTTCCTCCATGCTCTCGTCCTTTCACAACACAGCTTCTTCTGCAATAAAGCCCACCAAGCGACCTCGGCCCACAAAGAACCCCCCAACACCTCGTAGCATTTACCCAGGCGTCAACCAGCCCCCAATCGCCGGCTATCAGACAAGACCTCCAATCCCGATAATCTGTCCGGCAGGATGTATTTGCAACCTTCACATCAATGACTTGGGCCTAACAGTGAACTGTAAGGAGAAAGGCTTTCACAACATCTCTGACCTTCTGCCAAGGCCTCTCAACGCCAAGAAATTATATCTCAGTGGGAACCTAATACAGAAAATCTACCGTTCTGATTTCTGGAACTTCTCAAGTCTGGATTTACTGCATTTAGGCAACAACCGGATATCTTATGTGCAGGAGGGTGCTTTCATCAActtgccaaatttgaagagtttATATTTGAATGGCAATGACATTGAAAGGCTCACCCCTGGGATGTTTCGAGGGCTTCAGATGTTGAGTCTACTCTACTTCGAGTACAATGTCATACGTGAGATACAGCCTAACTCCTTCTCCCTAATGCCCAATTTGCAGCTGGTTTTCCTCAATGACAATTTGCTGCGCTCTCTCCCCGACGACGTCTTCGCTGGCACAAACCTCGCTCGCCTCAACCTCCGCAACAATTACTTCCTCGCCCTGCCCGTGCGTGGAGTCCTGGAGCACCTGACCTCTATTGTCCAGATTGATCTTCATCAGAACCCCTGGGAGTGCTCCTGCGATATCATCCCCCTCAAACAATGGCTGGAAAAGCTCTCCTCCGTCATTGTGGTTGGCGATGTCATCTGCAAGACGCCAGAATTTGCCTCTGGGAAGGATTTGCGTTCACTAGAGGTCGAAGTCCTCTGTCCCGAACTTAAGTATTCCTCAGGCCCCTTGCCGGCTCAGCCCGGTGGGGATGACCTCACCACCGGGAGTAGTGGAATGGGGGAGGCAGGTGGAAGAGACGCAGTGCCGCTGTCCGTCCTCATCCTCAGCCTCCTCATCCTCTTCATCTCTGCTGTCTTCGTAGCAGCCGGGCTGTTCGCCTTCGTTCTTCGTCGGAGGAAGAAACTGCCCTTCCGGAAGCGGTCGGAGGTGGATCTGACAGGAATCCAGATGCAGTGCAGGATTTTCGAGGATGCGCCGAGGCAGAGTAGCGCCGGTAATACAAGCACAGAGAAGCCGACCCCCAGcttgcacacgcacactcatCCCAGTCACACACATTCCCATGGCCATGTTTATGATTACATCCCCCACCCTGTGACTCAGATGTGTAACAACCCCATCTATAAGCCCCGGGAAGGGGAGATAGCAGCAACAGCAGATGAAGACAGAGGGCAGTTTTCAGCCAAGAAAGACAATGGcagcagcagtagcagcagcagcaactatAGAACCTtgttagagaaagaaagagagtggAGCCTGGCCGTCTCCAACTCTCAACTCAACACCATCGTCGCTGTCAACCACACCACAGCCGACTTTGCAGGGCTTCACGAGAACGGCGGGCTCTGCCCTACAGTCATTGACAGTCAAAGGCCCACGCCTACTGTGGGCTTTGTGGACTGCCTTTATGGGACCGCCCCCAAACTAAAGGACATGCACGtggcacacgcacacccacCTGGCATGAAGTACCCAGATTTGCAACAGGACGCGCGGCTGAAGGAGACTTTGCTTTTCACGGCGGGGAAAGGCTGCTACCCTGAACCGTCCCAAAGCGATTACCTGGAGTTAAGGGCCAAACTTCAAACCAAGCCGGATTACCTCGAAGTGTTGGAAAAATCGTACCGGTTTTAA